A segment of the Kazachstania africana CBS 2517 chromosome 2, complete genome genome:
tttctaaagcctctgcttcttttcttgcATTAGCGGCGGCTTGCTTTTGTCTCAAGATATCAGCATCAGATTCCATTCTCTTTTTTGGATCACCTTGCTTTTTTTGGTTCTTGGCTGCTTCTTGTTGCTTCTTCAAGTTCTTTTGTCTAGCTAAATCTCTTTGATTACCTCTAGCCATTTCTTATGAAAACAATAAATTCGATATTCGACGTTAACCTAATTATTGACCAATTTCGTCGAGCCCAATGCAGTAAATCAGGTCTAAGCTAGTCCTATAGTGTAATATTTTTCGTTACCATGGGCACGCATAGTTgcaaaaa
Coding sequences within it:
- the KAFR0B05040 gene encoding uncharacterized protein (similar to Saccharomyces cerevisiae YDL085C-A; ancestral locus Anc_2.381), which encodes MARGNQRDLARQKNLKKQQEAAKNQKKQGDPKKRMESDADILRQKQAAANARKEAEALEKLKAEKARK